From one Melioribacteraceae bacterium genomic stretch:
- a CDS encoding PGPGW domain-containing protein encodes MRKKIKKIIVAVFGFTILLIGIVVIFLPGPAIIIIPVGLAVLATEFVWAEKLLAKFKEKANNLWSRRK; translated from the coding sequence ATGCGTAAAAAGATAAAGAAAATAATTGTTGCGGTGTTTGGATTCACTATCTTATTGATTGGAATTGTGGTAATATTTTTACCAGGTCCTGCAATAATTATTATCCCGGTCGGACTCGCGGTGCTTGCAACAGAATTTGTTTGGGCTGAAAAATTGCTCGCAAAATTTAAAGAGAAAGCAAATAATTTGTGGAGTAGAAGGAAATAA
- a CDS encoding M50 family metallopeptidase: MTKKNQKILHLSIIFGILLISFFAWNTFVLFPIKIFVVLLHEMSHGIVAVFTGGKIISIEVTEYLGGITTTEGGNIILIASSGYLGSIAIGTLLFYSSFDKKLSIWFTTGLAILLLIFTANFLIGTVSQITAMLAAIILIISPRYFNAIANQILLQAIGLVSVFYVLIDMKEDLLSGSTYKTDSNLLESLTTIPSTFIALFWMSISIIVIYFLVRKLLLAK, translated from the coding sequence ATGACTAAGAAAAATCAGAAAATACTCCACCTTTCCATCATATTCGGAATTCTTTTAATTAGTTTCTTTGCTTGGAATACCTTCGTTCTATTTCCCATTAAAATTTTTGTCGTTTTGCTTCATGAAATGAGTCACGGAATTGTTGCCGTTTTTACAGGCGGTAAAATTATTTCTATTGAAGTAACCGAATATCTTGGCGGTATTACAACTACAGAAGGCGGAAACATAATTCTAATTGCTTCATCAGGTTATTTAGGAAGTATTGCGATCGGCACTTTACTTTTTTATTCATCATTTGATAAAAAACTTTCTATATGGTTTACAACCGGATTGGCAATTTTGCTTCTGATATTCACTGCAAATTTTTTAATTGGGACAGTAAGCCAAATTACAGCAATGTTAGCAGCTATTATATTAATTATCTCACCGAGATATTTTAATGCAATCGCTAATCAAATCTTACTGCAAGCGATTGGATTAGTTAGTGTGTTCTATGTATTAATCGATATGAAGGAAGATTTGCTTTCGGGAAGTACTTATAAAACCGATTCAAATTTGTTGGAATCGTTGACCACTATTCCTTCAACATTTATTGCACTGTTTTGGATGTCGATTTCAATAATAGTCATTTACTTTTTGGTAAGAAAATTACTGCTGGCTAAATAA
- a CDS encoding MFS transporter yields the protein MTKQSQKTPESKFKIFIWTLFDLANTSYSIVVVTFLFAVYFKETVAAGQPIGDLYWSIGTSASMIIVAFISPILGAIADYSAGKKRFLLFFTLLCILSTSLLYFVGEGDIFWAVLLFILANIGFEAGLVFYDAFLPEITTPKNYGRVSGYGFAMGYIGSLASLALAFPFIQNEMIRETFPISALFFFLFAIPLFIFLKDSRKDVIHTESFASIGFKRVWNTLSHLKNYKNLATFLIAYFFYIEGVNTIIFFSGNYASTTLNFSMMELITFFLIVQTTAILGSVTFGILADSVGQKKSIVLSLIIWIFTILLAFMTSSPDAYLVRYFTAYFNSDVVTVQKDAFYVIGLLAGSVMGATQSTSRSLMSKLTPPDRKTEFFGFYSFFGKSSAILGPLVFGIISFTTGSQRAAILSIGAFFVVGLWILSMVKDPRNESSVI from the coding sequence TTGACCAAACAATCACAAAAAACACCTGAAAGCAAATTTAAGATTTTTATTTGGACCCTCTTCGATCTCGCCAATACATCGTACTCAATTGTAGTTGTTACCTTTTTATTTGCCGTTTACTTCAAAGAAACAGTCGCAGCCGGTCAGCCGATAGGTGATCTTTATTGGAGTATCGGTACATCAGCCTCAATGATTATTGTCGCGTTTATTTCTCCTATTCTTGGTGCAATTGCTGATTATTCCGCAGGTAAAAAACGGTTTTTACTTTTCTTTACTCTACTCTGTATTCTTTCAACTTCCTTGCTCTATTTTGTGGGAGAAGGGGATATTTTTTGGGCGGTTCTTCTATTCATTCTAGCTAATATCGGTTTTGAAGCGGGACTTGTCTTTTACGATGCATTTCTTCCGGAAATTACAACTCCTAAAAATTATGGAAGAGTTAGCGGATACGGATTTGCGATGGGTTATATCGGTTCATTAGCCTCACTTGCTCTTGCCTTCCCGTTCATCCAAAATGAAATGATCAGAGAAACCTTCCCGATATCTGCATTATTCTTTTTCCTTTTTGCTATCCCGCTATTTATATTTTTAAAAGATTCTCGGAAAGATGTAATTCATACAGAATCATTTGCAAGTATTGGATTTAAAAGAGTTTGGAATACTCTAAGTCATCTTAAGAATTATAAAAACTTAGCCACTTTTTTAATCGCATACTTTTTTTATATAGAAGGTGTTAACACGATTATATTTTTCTCGGGTAATTACGCAAGTACAACTCTTAATTTTTCCATGATGGAGTTGATCACATTCTTTTTAATAGTGCAAACAACCGCAATACTCGGATCGGTAACATTCGGAATACTTGCTGATTCAGTCGGACAGAAAAAATCTATTGTATTGTCTCTCATAATTTGGATATTTACAATCTTATTAGCATTCATGACGAGTTCACCGGATGCTTACTTAGTTAGATATTTCACAGCATATTTTAATTCCGATGTTGTCACCGTTCAAAAGGACGCGTTTTATGTTATTGGTTTGTTAGCCGGAAGCGTAATGGGCGCAACACAATCTACGAGCAGAAGTTTAATGTCAAAATTAACTCCACCTGATCGTAAAACCGAATTTTTTGGTTTCTATTCTTTCTTTGGAAAAAGTTCTGCAATTCTTGGTCCACTTGTATTCGGAATAATTAGCTTCACAACCGGAAGTCAACGTGCGGCAATTCTATCAATAGGTGCATTTTTTGTTGTAGGATTATGGATACTTTCTATGGTGAAAGATCCAAGAAATGAGTCATCGGTTATTTAG
- the nusB gene encoding transcription antitermination factor NusB: MPAKKTIRRVLREKSLQVLYAYEMSGDGLQNLLDGILIDITTKSDKEFSTKLVNAVIANRKELDAQISERVNNWEMDRIALIDRILLRIGIAEIFYFPDIPPKVSINEVIEIAKDYSTSNSGKFINGILDAILTDLKQSGKLNKVGRGLIDQTITKNT; encoded by the coding sequence ATGCCTGCAAAGAAAACAATTAGAAGAGTTTTAAGAGAAAAAAGTCTGCAAGTTTTGTATGCGTACGAAATGAGCGGTGATGGTTTGCAAAACCTTCTTGACGGTATTCTCATTGATATTACAACAAAATCTGATAAAGAATTTTCGACAAAACTTGTTAATGCTGTTATTGCAAACCGGAAAGAACTTGACGCGCAAATTTCGGAGAGAGTGAATAACTGGGAAATGGATCGCATCGCTCTAATAGACAGAATTTTATTGAGAATAGGAATTGCTGAAATATTTTATTTCCCGGATATTCCACCAAAAGTTTCAATCAATGAGGTAATTGAGATTGCGAAGGATTATAGTACATCAAACAGCGGTAAATTTATTAACGGAATACTTGACGCAATTTTAACTGATCTAAAACAAAGTGGTAAACTTAATAAAGTCGGAAGAGGATTGATTGACCAAACAATCACAAAAAACACCTGA
- a CDS encoding Glu/Leu/Phe/Val dehydrogenase gives MEIFEMMENNDHEQVVYCSNKESGLRAIIAIHDTTLGPSLGGTRMWSYSTSDQALKDVLRLSRGMTYKAAAAGLNLGGGKAVIIGDSRTQKNELLFRTFGKFVDGLAGRYITAEDVGTDVRDMEYVRMETKYVTGISKALGGSGDPSPVTAYGVYVGMKACAKQKWGNDSLRGRKIAVQGAGQVARYLCEHLYSEGAELIITDIVEDKVKRILETVKAHVVKPEEIYDTDAEIFAPTALGGILNDETIAKLKCEIIAGGANNQLEDENKHGQMLLDKGILYAPDYVINAGGLINVSNELEGYRQDRAMKQAEAIYDIVKKVLLLSKEHNVPTHVASNKLAEERLQNIGGIRKIYSGYSNFSGRLGELTTK, from the coding sequence ATGGAAATTTTTGAAATGATGGAAAATAATGACCACGAACAAGTGGTTTATTGTTCGAATAAGGAATCAGGTTTAAGAGCTATTATTGCAATTCATGATACGACTTTGGGACCGTCTTTAGGCGGTACTAGAATGTGGAGCTATTCAACATCCGACCAAGCATTAAAAGATGTCTTACGATTATCAAGAGGTATGACTTACAAGGCAGCGGCTGCAGGTTTAAATTTAGGCGGCGGAAAAGCTGTAATCATAGGTGATTCAAGAACACAAAAAAATGAATTGTTATTTAGGACTTTCGGAAAGTTTGTTGATGGTCTGGCGGGAAGATACATCACTGCCGAAGATGTCGGTACCGATGTTCGCGATATGGAATATGTAAGAATGGAAACCAAGTATGTAACCGGTATATCTAAGGCATTAGGCGGTTCAGGAGATCCATCACCCGTAACTGCTTATGGCGTTTATGTTGGAATGAAAGCTTGCGCAAAACAAAAGTGGGGGAACGATTCTCTCCGCGGAAGAAAAATCGCTGTGCAGGGCGCAGGTCAAGTTGCTCGTTATTTATGTGAGCATCTATATAGCGAAGGTGCTGAATTAATAATCACCGATATAGTTGAGGATAAAGTAAAACGAATTCTTGAAACAGTAAAAGCACATGTTGTTAAACCGGAAGAAATTTATGACACTGATGCTGAGATCTTTGCCCCTACCGCTCTTGGTGGAATCCTAAATGATGAAACGATTGCAAAATTAAAATGTGAGATTATTGCTGGTGGAGCTAATAATCAGCTTGAAGACGAAAATAAACACGGTCAAATGCTTTTGGATAAAGGCATTTTATATGCCCCCGATTATGTAATAAATGCCGGAGGTTTAATCAACGTATCTAATGAATTAGAAGGCTACCGACAAGATAGAGCAATGAAACAAGCTGAAGCGATCTATGATATCGTTAAAAAAGTATTATTGCTTTCAAAAGAACACAATGTCCCGACGCATGTTGCATCTAATAAGCTTGCAGAAGAAAGACTGCAAAATATTGGTGGAATTAGGAAAATCTATTCCGGGTATTCAAATTTTTCCGGTAGATTAGGCGAATTAACAACAAAGTAA
- a CDS encoding YdcF family protein, producing the protein MSKLITALFLLFTNLILQILFKYSIYDIPLSDINFSYLGNIFNLLLSFLIILGAVLLHVVGNGYDNKVFRTIIFVSILAIVSYGIGYAISTFEFEPLNTYLFEVPARKFYLAVIFIINLFTHYYLLAYIWGILIGRQSSGSVRAFSGAILAITLTLGFSYYFITSQSYKLKQIQSAQSYDIAVVLGAAVWSNNKPSTIFEGRIKKVHKLSQVGKVRTVQFTGGNAPGEISEAKAGADYYKDLGSSSSRVLIEEETSTTIQQVEFTRNNFFRNTQPLKVVLISDDFHLPRAIEMAHFFNIKVEGIASDYNLNLEKLLYYRFRESIALVLFWLFGI; encoded by the coding sequence ATGTCAAAATTAATTACAGCATTGTTTCTTCTATTTACTAATCTCATTCTCCAAATTCTGTTTAAATACTCCATCTACGACATTCCACTATCGGATATAAATTTTTCGTACCTTGGAAATATTTTTAATCTACTCTTATCGTTTCTTATAATTCTTGGTGCAGTGCTTTTACATGTAGTTGGCAATGGATATGATAATAAGGTATTCAGAACAATTATTTTTGTTTCAATTCTTGCAATAGTATCCTACGGAATTGGTTATGCGATATCCACATTTGAGTTTGAACCCTTAAACACGTATTTATTTGAAGTTCCTGCCCGCAAGTTTTATTTAGCTGTCATTTTTATTATTAATTTATTTACTCACTACTATTTGCTGGCTTACATTTGGGGAATATTAATAGGAAGACAAAGTAGCGGATCTGTAAGAGCATTTAGCGGAGCTATATTGGCAATTACTCTAACACTCGGGTTTAGCTATTATTTCATTACCTCGCAAAGTTATAAATTAAAACAAATTCAATCAGCTCAAAGCTATGATATTGCAGTAGTCTTAGGTGCAGCAGTATGGAGCAATAATAAACCAAGCACAATTTTCGAAGGCAGAATTAAAAAAGTTCACAAACTCAGTCAAGTTGGCAAAGTTAGAACAGTTCAATTCACAGGTGGAAATGCACCGGGTGAAATATCCGAAGCGAAAGCTGGAGCGGATTATTACAAGGATTTAGGTTCTAGCTCAAGTCGTGTACTAATCGAAGAAGAAACTTCTACAACCATTCAACAAGTAGAATTTACAAGAAATAATTTTTTTAGAAATACACAGCCGCTAAAAGTGGTACTTATTTCGGATGATTTTCACTTACCTCGCGCAATCGAAATGGCTCATTTCTTTAATATAAAAGTTGAAGGTATCGCATCCGATTACAATCTAAATCTAGAAAAATTATTATATTACAGGTTCCGAGAAAGTATCGCTTTGGTACTTTTTTGGCTTTTCGGAATTTAA
- a CDS encoding ABC transporter ATP-binding protein: protein MLTLKKVAFKYNDDPDGFTLNDIYLVVNPGEFVTILGPNGSGKSTLLNLILGISTPNSGEILFEGKNYKTFSRKELAKRISFVPQKYYSVYPFSIFEIVAMGRTPYLNFLGFEKDDDIKKINNVLDLVGISHLKNKSINSVSGGEAQRAFIARALVQEPDLILLDEPNAHLDLEHQISIFDLLKSLNNEKKLTIIMVSHDLNLSGCYSHRMIFMKDGKIYLDDIKHKVLTEENISAVFNVNAKIYNYGNNINVAIFPNN from the coding sequence ATGCTTACATTAAAAAAGGTCGCATTCAAGTATAATGATGATCCTGATGGGTTTACACTTAATGATATCTATTTAGTAGTTAATCCAGGTGAGTTTGTTACCATATTAGGTCCTAATGGATCAGGTAAATCAACTCTACTAAATCTTATCCTCGGTATTAGCACTCCAAATTCAGGAGAGATTCTCTTTGAGGGAAAAAATTATAAAACTTTTTCCCGGAAAGAATTAGCAAAGAGAATCTCTTTTGTCCCGCAAAAATATTATTCCGTTTACCCTTTTTCCATTTTTGAAATTGTTGCGATGGGAAGAACTCCTTATCTTAATTTTTTGGGATTCGAAAAGGATGATGATATCAAAAAAATAAATAATGTTTTGGATTTGGTTGGTATCAGTCATTTAAAAAATAAAAGCATTAACTCCGTTTCAGGTGGTGAAGCTCAAAGAGCATTTATTGCGCGTGCATTAGTTCAAGAACCGGACTTAATTTTGCTTGATGAACCAAATGCGCATTTGGATTTGGAACATCAAATTTCAATATTTGATTTGTTGAAATCGTTAAACAACGAGAAGAAATTGACGATAATTATGGTTTCACACGATTTAAATTTATCAGGCTGCTACAGCCACAGAATGATTTTCATGAAAGACGGAAAAATCTATCTTGATGATATTAAACATAAAGTGTTAACTGAAGAAAATATTTCTGCTGTTTTTAATGTTAATGCAAAAATTTATAACTATGGTAACAACATCAATGTAGCTATATTTCCCAATAATTAA
- a CDS encoding efflux RND transporter permease subunit, which produces MKITDVSIDNRTSIFILVFIIIIFGITSYNSLPREASPDVQIPLVIVSTPYFGVSPEDIESLITQPIEKEISTISEVKELRSASFEGFSLIQAEFQSGFDIDEALQKIRDKVQKAESELPDDVEKPEIIEINFSEFPIMTYNISGPYGLVKLKDIADDLKDEIENINGVLEVKISGGLEREVKVDVDANKLMHYNLRFDDIIEAIQNENRTIPGGSIDLATKSFLVRVPGEFDKPYIIQDLIAKMHEGKPIYIRDVAEVSYSFKDRTTYARVNGVDAVTLNISKRVGANIIEIADKVKEVIANAKSSYPDGLNFNLTVDFSKDIKESNRNLENNIFSGLVLVLIVLLFFLGIRNALFVAIAIPLSMLISFTLLSAFGFTLNFIVLFSLILALGMLVDNAIVVIENIYKFLEEGYDLIRAAKTATAEVAWPITTSTLTTVLAFLPMTFWPGVVGDFMFYLPITVIITLTSSLFVALIINPVFASKFMKVENPNDKADTLLKKLILPLNKLTHFFVDVALPVVIRYYEKFLKSAVGKERDKNQKVNKRNWFGILATIILIMITNAAVETPEIPNVLVLIISTLLGVGIIYLFLNPRLKIISGTILLLIIISLVYREFDHGVEFFPNIDPPRVYVNIESPTGTNIDMSNRIAKSVEQELKQFAEVDVKDYVANVGSSNNPFDGGSSTPNKSTITVQYIDYDLRSQSSKITTDQIREAISKIPGAEYDIQQEAAGPPVGKPVNIEISGDDFTMLGVLADQVKDQIKEILGVVDIQDDYDAGRPEVRVIINREKAALLDMNTSIIANSIRTAINGFEASNYRVNEDEYDITVRLKEDQRNSIDALNSLRIIYNDKKGNTLDVPLSSVAEISRDRGPGSIRRVDLKRVVTVSSNVKEGFNQNEVLDNVKAKLASFNLPQDYKIDYTGQNEEQEKAQEFLGRAFMIALLSIFLVLVIQFNSLSQPLIIMAAVIISLIGVLIGLTLFGMAFGIIMTGIGVISLAGVIVNNNIVLIDYVNILRNRGLSVTDSVIRAGLRRFRPVTLTAITTILGLIPLTFGFGFDLYTLSFQSGGTDAEFWRQMGVAVIFGLLFGTVLTLIIVPVIYTIIYDLPDVVRVTKESLKNWLSSTLSKKK; this is translated from the coding sequence ATGAAAATTACAGATGTAAGTATAGATAACAGAACAAGTATATTTATTCTTGTATTTATCATTATAATATTTGGTATAACGTCATATAATTCACTACCCAGAGAAGCTTCACCGGATGTTCAAATTCCTTTAGTTATAGTTTCTACTCCATATTTTGGAGTTTCACCGGAAGATATTGAATCATTAATAACTCAGCCGATTGAAAAAGAAATTAGCACAATAAGTGAAGTAAAAGAATTGCGATCGGCTTCCTTTGAAGGATTCTCTCTGATTCAAGCCGAGTTTCAAAGTGGTTTTGATATTGACGAGGCTTTGCAAAAAATTAGAGATAAAGTTCAAAAGGCTGAATCAGAATTGCCTGACGATGTAGAAAAGCCGGAGATCATTGAAATTAACTTCTCAGAATTCCCGATTATGACGTACAACATAAGTGGTCCGTATGGATTAGTAAAATTGAAAGATATTGCAGATGATTTAAAAGACGAGATAGAAAATATTAATGGTGTCTTAGAAGTTAAGATATCCGGTGGGCTTGAGCGAGAAGTAAAAGTTGACGTCGATGCCAATAAACTGATGCATTATAACCTACGGTTCGATGATATCATTGAAGCAATTCAAAATGAAAATAGAACAATCCCGGGCGGTTCAATCGATTTAGCAACAAAGAGTTTTTTGGTTCGCGTTCCTGGTGAATTTGATAAACCGTATATCATACAAGATCTCATTGCAAAAATGCATGAAGGTAAACCTATTTATATCCGTGATGTTGCTGAGGTTTCGTATTCATTCAAAGATAGAACTACCTACGCTAGAGTAAATGGAGTTGATGCAGTCACTTTAAACATTTCTAAACGTGTCGGTGCTAATATTATCGAGATTGCCGATAAGGTAAAAGAAGTAATTGCAAATGCTAAATCAAGTTACCCGGATGGATTGAATTTCAACTTAACCGTAGATTTTTCTAAGGATATAAAGGAGAGCAATAGAAACTTAGAGAATAATATTTTCTCAGGTTTAGTTTTAGTTCTTATAGTACTTCTGTTTTTTCTTGGAATTAGAAACGCTTTATTTGTTGCAATCGCAATTCCATTAAGTATGTTAATATCTTTCACTTTATTATCTGCTTTCGGTTTTACTCTAAACTTCATCGTACTTTTCTCCTTAATACTTGCTTTGGGTATGCTAGTTGATAACGCAATAGTCGTTATTGAAAATATCTACAAGTTCTTAGAAGAAGGATATGATCTTATTAGAGCGGCAAAGACTGCAACTGCGGAAGTTGCTTGGCCTATTACAACTTCAACACTTACAACAGTTTTAGCTTTTTTGCCAATGACTTTTTGGCCCGGTGTTGTTGGTGATTTTATGTTTTATTTGCCGATTACAGTTATTATAACTCTAACATCGTCCTTGTTCGTCGCGTTGATAATTAATCCGGTTTTTGCATCAAAATTTATGAAGGTGGAAAACCCAAATGATAAAGCCGATACACTTTTAAAGAAATTAATATTACCACTTAATAAACTGACACATTTCTTTGTCGATGTCGCTTTGCCTGTAGTAATAAGATATTACGAAAAGTTTTTAAAAAGTGCCGTAGGTAAAGAAAGAGATAAAAATCAAAAAGTTAATAAGAGAAATTGGTTCGGAATTCTAGCTACAATCATATTAATAATGATTACTAATGCCGCGGTTGAAACACCGGAAATTCCAAACGTACTTGTATTAATAATTAGTACACTTTTAGGGGTTGGAATAATATATCTTTTCTTGAATCCGCGATTGAAAATTATTTCGGGCACTATATTACTTTTAATTATTATTTCATTGGTTTATAGAGAGTTTGATCATGGAGTTGAATTTTTCCCAAATATTGATCCTCCCCGTGTATACGTAAACATTGAAAGTCCTACCGGAACAAACATTGACATGTCAAACAGAATTGCGAAAAGTGTTGAACAAGAATTAAAGCAATTTGCCGAAGTTGATGTCAAAGATTATGTTGCAAATGTTGGGTCTTCAAATAATCCGTTTGATGGCGGAAGTTCAACCCCGAATAAAAGTACAATTACTGTCCAGTATATTGATTATGATTTACGCAGTCAGTCTTCAAAAATAACAACTGATCAGATACGAGAAGCCATTAGCAAAATTCCTGGTGCTGAATATGATATTCAACAAGAGGCAGCCGGACCGCCGGTTGGTAAACCCGTAAATATTGAAATTTCGGGTGATGATTTTACAATGCTTGGGGTTCTTGCCGACCAAGTTAAAGATCAAATAAAAGAAATCCTTGGAGTTGTAGATATTCAAGATGATTACGATGCCGGCCGTCCTGAAGTAAGAGTTATTATCAACAGAGAAAAAGCCGCATTACTTGATATGAATACTTCAATTATCGCTAATTCGATAAGAACAGCAATAAATGGTTTTGAAGCTTCAAATTATAGAGTAAATGAAGATGAATATGATATTACTGTTCGCTTAAAAGAAGATCAGCGGAATAGTATTGATGCCTTAAATTCCCTAAGAATCATTTATAATGATAAAAAGGGAAATACACTTGATGTTCCTCTAAGTAGTGTCGCTGAGATTAGCAGAGATAGAGGACCCGGTTCAATTAGAAGAGTCGATTTAAAGAGAGTTGTTACTGTTTCTTCAAATGTTAAAGAGGGTTTTAACCAAAATGAAGTTTTAGATAACGTTAAAGCTAAACTTGCGTCATTTAATTTACCGCAAGATTATAAAATTGATTACACAGGACAGAATGAGGAGCAAGAAAAAGCTCAAGAATTTCTCGGACGTGCTTTTATGATTGCTTTACTGAGTATATTTCTTGTACTTGTAATCCAATTTAATTCGTTAAGTCAACCACTTATTATTATGGCAGCTGTTATTATATCATTAATCGGTGTTTTAATTGGGTTAACGTTATTCGGAATGGCATTTGGAATTATTATGACCGGTATAGGAGTTATAAGTTTAGCCGGCGTAATTGTAAACAATAACATTGTATTGATTGATTACGTTAATATCTTGAGGAATCGTGGTCTGAGTGTTACAGATTCGGTAATTCGTGCTGGATTAAGAAGGTTTAGACCGGTTACACTAACCGCAATTACAACTATCTTAGGATTAATCCCGTTAACTTTTGGTTTTGGATTTGATCTTTATACACTTTCATTCCAAAGCGGCGGCACAGATGCCGAATTTTGGAGGCAGATGGGTGTTGCGGTTATTTTTGGATTATTATTCGGTACAGTTTTAACATTAATCATTGTGCCAGTTATTTATACCATTATTTATGATTTACCGGATGTCGTTAGAGTGACTAAAGAATCATTGAAAAATTGGTTATCTTCTACCCTAAGTAAAAAAAAATAA
- a CDS encoding efflux RND transporter periplasmic adaptor subunit → MRQKYTVIIVAFAFAIMTLTSCSDENPEIEIENVKSVNVEIENLNSQDYTDVITTIGTVKPYNDARISHEMGGIVKQIVNDKGAYVNKGDTILILDNDAMKASMNAAKAQYELADAKYQRQQKVFDENVGSEFELLNTKYTRDQLKAMYEQAKILYDKTFIKAPFSGLVDSRAFEVGEFVPPAVQIVRVIDPSRLKIEAGIPERYAAEIKQGASAKIIIKELFDEPFESKVSYVGKALNPANRTFPIEIVIQNKNGLIKPDMLAEVSITKQNYKDIIIIPEEVITRTDDGYIVFVEKDGKAELRNINILNRNGDAVAVKSGLSKGDRLIVVGFQNLVDGENVSIVN, encoded by the coding sequence ATGAGACAAAAATATACTGTAATTATCGTCGCTTTTGCATTCGCAATTATGACCCTAACATCGTGTTCGGATGAAAATCCTGAAATAGAAATAGAGAATGTAAAATCCGTAAATGTTGAAATAGAAAATCTGAATTCTCAAGATTATACCGATGTAATAACAACGATAGGAACCGTAAAACCTTATAATGACGCTAGAATTTCACACGAAATGGGTGGTATAGTTAAGCAAATTGTTAACGACAAGGGAGCGTACGTAAATAAGGGCGATACAATATTAATTCTTGATAATGATGCTATGAAAGCTTCCATGAATGCAGCCAAAGCTCAGTACGAATTAGCAGATGCTAAATATCAGCGGCAACAAAAAGTTTTTGATGAGAATGTAGGAAGTGAATTTGAATTGCTTAATACAAAGTACACTCGTGATCAGTTAAAGGCTATGTATGAGCAAGCAAAAATTTTATATGATAAGACATTTATTAAAGCACCGTTTAGCGGACTAGTTGATTCCAGAGCTTTTGAAGTTGGTGAGTTTGTTCCTCCTGCAGTTCAGATAGTTAGAGTTATTGATCCATCAAGACTAAAAATTGAAGCCGGAATTCCGGAAAGATACGCTGCTGAAATTAAACAAGGTGCGAGTGCTAAAATTATTATCAAAGAATTATTTGACGAACCATTTGAAAGTAAAGTGTCTTATGTAGGTAAAGCACTAAATCCGGCTAATAGAACATTCCCAATCGAGATTGTGATTCAAAACAAAAATGGATTAATCAAACCGGATATGTTAGCTGAGGTTTCAATAACAAAGCAAAATTATAAAGATATCATAATCATCCCTGAAGAAGTTATTACACGAACAGACGATGGATATATAGTCTTTGTTGAAAAAGATGGTAAAGCTGAATTGAGAAATATCAATATCTTGAATAGAAATGGTGATGCTGTGGCTGTGAAGAGCGGTCTTTCAAAAGGGGATAGATTAATCGTCGTCGGGTTTCAAAATTTAGTTGACGGCGAAAATGTATCAATTGTAAACTAA